Genomic DNA from Gossypium hirsutum isolate 1008001.06 chromosome A01, Gossypium_hirsutum_v2.1, whole genome shotgun sequence:
CATTAGCAAAAAACAAACAAACGAAGCTGCTTTGAATAAGGAACAGAGTATGCTTTTAACGATCACTGTTTGCACAGTCTCTTGCAAAATGCCCGGAGCCTCCACAGTTGTAACAAGACAGACCACTGCCGCCGCCGCCGCAGCCCTGTCCACAGTCCCTCGCCATATGCGCCATCTCCCCACACTTAAAGCATCCTCCTCCGCCGCCTCCATaacctcctcttcttcctctaccACCGAATCCACCTCCGCCACCACTGCGTCCAGATCTCGTGGTGCCACGAACAGGGTTCCCATTAGGGCCAGTGACATCAACAGCCTTGGTACGACCTCCTTCAGAAGAATCGATAACGAACTCGACTTCTTCGCCGTCGGCGAGGATACGAAAACCGTCGGAACGAATTGACGATTGGTGAACGAACAACTCCTCGCCGCCGTCATCCGGCGTTATGAAACCAAATCCCCTTTGGTCAGTGAACCACTTTACCTTCCCAGTCACCCTACTCTCACCCATATTCAGATCTCAAAGaacaaaaaaacccaaaaaatcaaatgaaaaaagaATGACGAGGCAGGGACATCTTTATATTGCAGACATTGCAACGCAAATGATGTGGTTGCCAAGTCAGCCTTCGAAAAAtatcttaataaaaaattaattaattttaatgcaTGTCTTCTTTCTTAACGCAGACAAAACGAACGGTGGGGAATTTGGAATTATGGATCAGGTGAAATATGGACCATCAGATTATATTTGTCTGAAAGGAAGGGAAGTTTATGAAACTGTCCCAGATTTTAATAGGTACAGTTGAAAAAGACTTCCTATCTATCTGTCCCAATGATAATATCacgaaattaattttttatattatatagatTATTCGATAGAAAAAGTAAATAAACAgtacaaataatttaaatatttctttatttgaatatttgatttatttgttttaaaaataatacagaTAAATAAAATGTCAAGTTAAAATGCATTACCTgttaa
This window encodes:
- the LOC107936959 gene encoding cold shock protein 2; this translates as MGESRVTGKVKWFTDQRGFGFITPDDGGEELFVHQSSIRSDGFRILADGEEVEFVIDSSEGGRTKAVDVTGPNGNPVRGTTRSGRSGGGGGFGGRGRRGGYGGGGGGCFKCGEMAHMARDCGQGCGGGGSGLSCYNCGGSGHFARDCANSDR